The following are encoded together in the Vibrio splendidus genome:
- a CDS encoding TRIC cation channel family protein, producing MDSMLLYIIDLFGTAIFAVSGVFVAGRLKMDPFGVAVLGSVTAIGGGTIRDMALGATPVFWITDTTYLWVIITTCLLTMIIVRRPKRLAWWILPVCDAIGLAVFVGIGVEKALNYQDSALVAIIMGVITGCGGGIIRDVLAREVPMILRSEVYATACIIGGAFHTMAILMGHDSETAFLAGVFTTLLIRLGAIRWHLSLPTFAIK from the coding sequence ATGGACTCCATGCTGCTTTATATTATCGATTTATTTGGCACTGCCATTTTTGCTGTCTCAGGCGTATTTGTCGCTGGCCGTCTTAAGATGGACCCCTTTGGCGTAGCCGTTCTAGGCAGTGTGACCGCGATTGGCGGCGGCACTATCCGTGACATGGCATTGGGTGCGACTCCCGTGTTTTGGATCACCGATACCACCTACCTTTGGGTCATTATCACTACCTGTTTGCTGACCATGATTATTGTAAGACGCCCTAAACGTCTGGCTTGGTGGATATTGCCGGTATGTGATGCGATAGGCTTAGCCGTATTTGTTGGCATTGGTGTTGAGAAAGCGCTGAATTATCAAGACTCGGCATTAGTGGCTATTATCATGGGGGTTATCACAGGCTGTGGTGGCGGTATTATCCGTGACGTGCTTGCCCGTGAAGTGCCGATGATCTTAAGAAGTGAAGTCTACGCCACGGCTTGTATCATTGGTGGTGCTTTTCATACCATGGCGATTCTCATGGGGCACGATTCAGAAACCGCATTTTTAGCCGGTGTGTTCACAACACTATTGATTAGGCTTGGCGCAATTCGCTGGCACTTGTCATTGCCTACCTTTGCTATCAAATAG
- the btuF gene encoding vitamin B12 ABC transporter substrate-binding protein BtuF, translating into MKPSALVTSLTLLSSSLWLPLSFAEETSQTPEKVQPAQRVVSLAPHATELAYSAGLGDNLVAVSERSDYPPQADQLEKVANYQGIKVEKIIALQPDLILAWPAGNPPRELAKLEQFGFNIYYSKTKSLDSIATNIEQLSQYSSDPSIGENNAKQYKEKLNALRLKYKDAEPVNYFYQLSEKPIITVAQGHWPSEVFEFCGGQNIFEDSASPYPQVGIEQVVLRKPQVIFTSQHAIENGTMWQTWEDEIPAVAQNQIWSLNSDWINRPTTRTLKAIQQVCDFFDRARQNH; encoded by the coding sequence GTGAAACCTTCAGCACTTGTTACAAGCCTTACTCTTTTGTCTTCCAGCTTATGGCTGCCTTTATCATTTGCGGAAGAAACATCGCAGACTCCAGAAAAAGTACAGCCAGCTCAACGCGTAGTAAGCCTTGCTCCTCACGCCACTGAACTCGCGTACAGTGCTGGCTTAGGTGATAACCTTGTTGCGGTCAGTGAGCGGAGTGATTACCCACCACAAGCAGACCAGCTTGAAAAAGTGGCAAACTATCAAGGTATCAAGGTTGAGAAAATCATCGCACTGCAACCTGATTTGATTCTTGCGTGGCCAGCGGGAAACCCGCCCAGAGAGCTCGCGAAACTAGAGCAATTTGGGTTTAATATTTACTACTCGAAAACCAAAAGCCTAGACAGCATTGCGACCAATATTGAACAACTCAGCCAATACTCCAGTGATCCGAGTATTGGGGAAAACAATGCCAAGCAATACAAAGAAAAACTCAACGCATTGAGACTAAAATATAAAGATGCCGAACCCGTAAACTACTTTTATCAGCTAAGTGAAAAGCCGATCATCACCGTCGCTCAAGGGCACTGGCCAAGTGAGGTGTTTGAATTTTGTGGCGGCCAGAATATTTTCGAAGACAGTGCTTCCCCTTATCCTCAAGTTGGTATTGAACAAGTTGTATTAAGGAAACCGCAAGTGATCTTCACTTCTCAGCACGCAATTGAGAATGGAACCATGTGGCAAACTTGGGAGGACGAGATCCCAGCAGTCGCTCAAAATCAGATTTGGTCACTCAATTCTGACTGGATTAATCGCCCGACAACGAGAACTTTGAAAGCGATCCAACAAGTATGCGATTTCTTCGATAGAGCTAGGCAAAATCACTAA
- a CDS encoding cobalamin biosynthesis family protein, with translation MQTLFDQVFANGVLLVMWGALLFHLILPIPHAAHPTTLWHKFAELLASKVNNNQNYSQSLISGTLAWGVMVLPTLIILLALQPLVWQSQLFELALLLLAIDWRNNEKLANQLIKALGREDKATARQLLAPVVNRQTESLSSLGLGKAAAETIIMGYARNVVCVLFWYAIGGGIAALMYRLVVELARAWSPSRKQFSPFGSTAIKIVAILEFIPMRLFALMIVCGDKATHTFKMMLTQSRSWPLPGPAWLITAVGNKLELSLGGPAIYNNTKAIRAKLGGRIAPSALHLSQVQKLLFGRIAIWIFLQSLILLFVHQGI, from the coding sequence ATGCAAACACTGTTTGATCAGGTATTTGCAAATGGCGTGCTCCTTGTAATGTGGGGAGCACTGCTTTTTCATTTGATTTTACCTATCCCCCATGCCGCACACCCTACGACCTTATGGCATAAGTTTGCTGAGCTTTTAGCAAGCAAGGTTAATAACAACCAAAACTATTCCCAAAGCTTAATCTCGGGCACATTAGCCTGGGGCGTAATGGTACTGCCGACTCTGATAATTCTATTGGCACTGCAACCATTGGTTTGGCAATCTCAACTGTTTGAATTAGCGCTGTTATTGCTGGCGATTGATTGGCGCAATAATGAAAAGCTAGCAAATCAGCTGATCAAAGCGCTTGGTCGAGAAGATAAAGCCACGGCTCGTCAGTTACTGGCTCCGGTTGTAAATCGTCAAACCGAATCACTGTCATCACTTGGGCTGGGCAAAGCAGCTGCTGAAACCATCATCATGGGTTACGCACGCAATGTGGTATGTGTTTTATTCTGGTACGCCATTGGTGGTGGAATTGCGGCTTTAATGTATCGCCTTGTTGTTGAGTTAGCTCGAGCTTGGTCGCCGAGTCGTAAGCAATTTTCTCCGTTCGGCTCAACGGCTATCAAGATAGTCGCTATCCTCGAATTCATACCGATGCGTCTGTTTGCTTTGATGATCGTATGTGGTGATAAAGCAACGCACACATTTAAAATGATGCTTACCCAGAGCCGTTCTTGGCCATTGCCCGGGCCTGCATGGTTGATCACGGCCGTTGGCAACAAGCTGGAATTATCATTGGGTGGCCCTGCTATTTACAACAACACCAAAGCCATTCGCGCAAAATTGGGGGGCAGAATCGCCCCATCAGCTCTGCATCTATCTCAGGTTCAGAAGCTGCTGTTTGGTCGTATTGCTATCTGGATATTTTTACAAAGCCTAATCTTACTATTTGTTCACCAAGGGATTTAG
- the mtnN gene encoding 5'-methylthioadenosine/S-adenosylhomocysteine nucleosidase, giving the protein MKIGIIGAMEQEVAILKAAISDITEVNKGGCTFFSGQLNGVDVVLLQSGIGKVAAAVGTSILLSEYQPDVVLNTGSAGGFDSTLNLGDVVISTEVRHHDADVTAFGYEIGQMAGQPAAFKADDKLMAVAEQTLAQMEDKHAVRGLICTGDAFVCTAERQEFIRKHFPSVVAVEMEASAIAQACHQFQVPFVVVRAISDVADKESPMSFEEFLPLAAQSSSEMVIKMVALLK; this is encoded by the coding sequence ATGAAAATCGGCATCATTGGCGCAATGGAGCAAGAAGTTGCGATCCTAAAAGCAGCAATTTCAGACATTACTGAAGTTAATAAAGGCGGTTGTACCTTTTTCTCTGGTCAGCTAAATGGTGTTGACGTTGTTTTGCTTCAATCAGGCATTGGTAAAGTAGCAGCGGCTGTTGGTACTTCAATCCTGCTAAGCGAATACCAGCCAGATGTCGTTCTAAACACTGGCTCTGCTGGCGGTTTTGATTCAACACTGAACCTTGGCGATGTGGTTATCTCTACTGAAGTTCGTCACCACGATGCAGATGTTACAGCTTTCGGTTACGAAATTGGTCAAATGGCAGGTCAACCAGCAGCGTTCAAAGCTGACGACAAACTGATGGCTGTTGCTGAACAAACTCTAGCACAAATGGAAGATAAGCACGCCGTTCGCGGTCTTATCTGTACTGGCGACGCATTTGTTTGCACAGCAGAACGCCAAGAGTTCATCCGCAAGCACTTCCCGTCTGTCGTTGCTGTAGAGATGGAAGCATCGGCTATCGCTCAAGCTTGTCACCAATTCCAAGTACCATTCGTGGTTGTTCGTGCAATCTCTGACGTTGCAGACAAAGAATCACCAATGAGCTTCGAAGAGTTCCTGCCACTAGCAGCTCAAAGCTCTTCAGAAATGGTTATCAAGATGGTTGCCCTACTAAAGTAA
- a CDS encoding DUF1499 domain-containing protein codes for MKKADLLSLSLLTLTACSQGITDMKDRTSSPCGDKPNCVSTQDDREQHALAEFDLSESVTLDQIEQVALTLPGAKTASKTEDYLRVECTSRIMRFVDDLELKITDGKLIVRSESRTGHSDFGVNRKRADQLRASLKSEGLIK; via the coding sequence ATGAAAAAAGCCGATCTCCTTTCTCTATCTCTTTTAACTCTAACCGCTTGCAGCCAAGGAATCACGGACATGAAAGACAGAACTTCATCACCTTGTGGAGACAAACCAAACTGCGTTTCAACTCAAGATGACCGTGAACAACATGCTCTAGCAGAGTTTGACCTCTCAGAGTCTGTAACTCTAGATCAGATTGAACAAGTTGCCCTAACCTTACCAGGCGCAAAAACAGCCAGTAAAACCGAAGATTACCTGCGTGTTGAATGTACTTCTCGCATCATGCGCTTTGTCGATGACTTAGAGCTTAAGATCACTGATGGTAAACTGATCGTGCGTTCAGAGTCTCGCACTGGCCATTCTGACTTTGGCGTCAACCGAAAACGAGCGGATCAACTTCGTGCTAGCTTGAAAAGCGAAGGCTTAATCAAATAG